One Gloeothece verrucosa PCC 7822 DNA window includes the following coding sequences:
- a CDS encoding retropepsin-like aspartic protease: MKLIRKALSNKKISRFIITPFLGGLTLFSPSMILAESQAPAHLSIEEQALVEDLVKCISNSFSGDSQSQQQSLETTSIQCFYRVIYLDEQGNIRADAEERLKSIVKITGVPLPTPTRQGQATIELQKLPSTNVFSLPVTIEGKTHPFILDMGASNSIITNQIAQKLKLKSINIPNDLLEYMVVGQSCDKLEAAMHPFPKIAIEGASAQGLMGLGLSKFLISENIAGVIGLDFFSGFDVKINPETQKLQLSPPSTISTSAIPLKGKMGLMTTQVYINGQGPFTFLLDTGAEQMVISEKLAKQLNLTKNKPTQVSGFCGNEAAYNTRLDQVSLKENTVNQIDGVIVDTKVLDTLEIDGIVGQNFLNQYQQHWQFSSPNELGFPETGGLTLSPLKSH; encoded by the coding sequence ATGAAATTAATCCGAAAAGCTTTATCAAACAAAAAAATTAGTCGATTTATAATCACGCCTTTTTTAGGAGGGCTAACCCTATTTTCTCCCTCGATGATTTTAGCTGAGTCTCAAGCACCTGCTCATCTTTCAATCGAAGAACAAGCATTAGTAGAAGATTTAGTTAAGTGTATTTCCAATAGTTTTTCCGGTGATAGTCAAAGTCAACAGCAAAGTTTAGAAACCACTTCTATACAATGTTTTTATCGAGTTATTTATCTAGATGAACAGGGCAATATTCGAGCCGATGCCGAAGAACGTCTTAAAAGCATTGTCAAGATAACAGGCGTTCCTTTACCGACTCCTACCCGTCAAGGACAAGCCACTATTGAATTACAAAAATTGCCCTCAACTAATGTTTTTTCTCTTCCTGTAACCATTGAGGGAAAAACACACCCATTTATTTTAGATATGGGGGCTTCTAACTCGATCATTACTAATCAAATAGCCCAAAAACTTAAACTAAAAAGTATTAATATCCCCAATGATTTATTAGAATATATGGTAGTGGGCCAAAGCTGCGATAAACTTGAGGCGGCTATGCACCCCTTTCCTAAAATAGCCATTGAAGGGGCAAGCGCACAAGGACTTATGGGACTAGGTTTATCAAAATTTTTAATTTCTGAAAATATTGCCGGTGTCATCGGCTTAGATTTTTTTAGCGGCTTTGATGTCAAGATTAATCCTGAAACTCAAAAACTCCAATTATCCCCCCCTTCTACTATCAGTACGTCAGCCATTCCTTTAAAAGGAAAAATGGGGTTAATGACCACTCAAGTTTATATTAATGGTCAAGGTCCTTTTACCTTTCTTCTTGATACGGGAGCCGAACAAATGGTTATTTCTGAAAAATTGGCAAAACAACTCAATCTGACGAAAAACAAACCCACACAAGTAAGCGGATTTTGTGGAAATGAAGCGGCTTATAATACCCGTTTAGATCAAGTGAGTTTAAAAGAAAATACGGTTAATCAAATTGATGGCGTGATTGTTGATACTAAGGTGTTAGATACTTTAGAAATTGATGGCATTGTTGGGCAAAATTTTCTCAATCAATATCAACAACATTGGCAATTTAGTTCTCCCAATGAATTAGGCTTTCCCGAAACAGGCGGCTTAACGTTATCTCCTCTGAAAAGTCATTAG
- a CDS encoding class II glutamine amidotransferase, translating to MCQLLGMNCNVPTDICFSFEGFCARGGKTDEHRDGWGIAFFEGKACRMFQDAKPSAISPIADLVKRYPIKSTNVIAHIRKATQGDIRLENCHPFRREMWGNYWVFAHNGNLIDMNSELPGFYQPIGQTDSEKAFCYLLNILRRSFADGKPTLTQLYSVLKQTTDLMAEKGVFNYLLGNGEYLFAHCSTHLHYIIRSSPFSQAHLIDEDLTVDFQALTHPTDRVAVIATTPLTDNEVWTPIQPGELIIFRDGAPIEVKS from the coding sequence ATGTGTCAACTCCTAGGCATGAATTGTAATGTTCCCACTGATATCTGTTTTTCCTTTGAAGGCTTTTGTGCTAGAGGCGGCAAAACAGATGAACATCGAGATGGTTGGGGCATTGCTTTTTTTGAAGGAAAAGCCTGTCGAATGTTTCAAGATGCTAAACCTTCTGCTATCTCTCCCATAGCGGACTTAGTCAAACGCTACCCCATTAAATCTACTAATGTTATTGCCCATATCCGCAAAGCAACACAAGGAGATATTCGTCTAGAAAATTGTCATCCTTTTAGACGAGAAATGTGGGGGAATTATTGGGTATTTGCTCATAATGGAAATCTTATAGATATGAATAGCGAACTGCCAGGATTTTATCAACCTATTGGTCAAACCGATAGTGAAAAAGCCTTCTGCTATCTATTAAATATTTTGCGCCGCTCTTTTGCTGATGGCAAACCTACTCTGACACAACTCTACTCGGTTCTTAAACAAACAACGGATTTGATGGCCGAAAAAGGCGTTTTTAACTATTTACTTGGCAATGGTGAATATTTATTTGCTCATTGTTCCACTCATCTACATTATATTATCCGCTCCTCTCCTTTTTCCCAAGCTCATCTCATTGATGAAGACCTCACCGTAGATTTTCAAGCTTTGACTCATCCTACAGACCGGGTTGCTGTTATTGCTACCACTCCTCTAACTGATAACGAAGTTTGGACACCGATACAACCTGGAGAGTTAATTATTTTTCGTGACGGTGCGCCAATTGAAGTTAAGAGTTAA